The following coding sequences lie in one Cotesia glomerata isolate CgM1 linkage group LG5, MPM_Cglom_v2.3, whole genome shotgun sequence genomic window:
- the LOC123266370 gene encoding uncharacterized protein LOC123266370 yields the protein MQKKEEVPRNGLLFPSFCDAHAFIKKYMDSCQELFTIKTSNLIPITKPYSKILRYKKVVYYCKRGGNEYKTKGKGIRDTRTFKIGCTTSFTLKLTADNNNLEIIECDLAHTKHEPTGNMYKLYPENRRLTPE from the exons ATGCAAAAAAAAGAGGAAGTACCGAGAAATGGATTGTTATTTCCAAGTTTTTGTGATGCGCATGCTTTCATTAAAAAGTACATGGACTCATGTCAAGAATTATTCACCATAAAAACTTCAAACCTTATTCCAATCACTAAACCGTACAGTAAAATTCTTCGTTACaaaaaagttgtttattattgtaaaagaGGTGGTAACGAATATAAAACTAAAGGAAAAGGCATTCGCGATACCag AACATTCAAGATTGGTTGTACCACTTCATTCACACTAAAATTGACTGCAGATAATAATAACTTGGAAATAATTGAATGTGATTTAGCTCATACAAAACATGAGCCAACAGGG aatatgtataaattataTCCGGAAAATAGAAGATTAACTCCTGAATAA
- the LOC123266073 gene encoding uncharacterized protein LOC123266073 codes for MSENSHLSKGQRFYNIKDVNNTIENLEKVLNCEITRGNTKKLNGNDDELKERLYYEYVIFQCPKSGFPDSKVEEKNRKRKRESAKTNCPFQIHLKLASKRKVKGESQYLYVESWSFEHKHDPIVMDTTNDPGTSNESQTKKKRMRKNRQTSADQMSGTVNLQPGISKDPSRSTVADDSKNEFDLGIKLAKDKKSSLQNEQDSPDVEFESALQAVEKIVLSRTERGECLKKLENLLLFFKNNDYPNESNRINNIGSLNKSANDKNSRAAINEKSPAETGDVPEKVDIIPIQTKILSVDANSSENKNHSDLPHNYEFSDNTDMHLNAKNPAGSEIGYEMKTAEIRDSKKIDKAEASTVGNILQALGTHCVISKIVKETTPLSIIDDPASTNNENINVVILNNSSGNGENMAEKNSITSAHIKKPQFDGNNSGNKNHSDLVSNDQLSDAIVMHLNVKNPAGNEIGDRIIEESPAGTGDIPAKFDTIPTQVQILLADANSSDNKNHSDLPHNYEFSDNTDIQLNANNPVDGEIVNQAKTADDHTDTNLISISNELELEKSGIVDEGNKKSETDNVHQKTMPVEFALLPQAEQEFRILLSIFNDEEYVQRVDKKNKIKKSDVTKLTYIDLKDPIVSCDLDPVKQYFTSHAFTYLKEVIQVKIDSHVWTCEACKKSIVEQCVCCDQCLYWFEWSCAGINENPTENWFCKNCIDKNN; via the exons ATGTCTGAGAATAGTCATCTGAGTAAAGGACAAAGGTTTTACAACATTAAAGATGTTAATAATACTATTGAAAATCTGGAAAAGGTACTAAACTGTGAAATTACAAGAGGTAACACAAAAAAGCTTAATGGAAATGATGATGAATTAAAAGAGCGTTTGTACTATGAATATGTAATATTTCAATGTCCAAAATCTGGATTTCCGGACAGTaaagttgaagaaaaaaatagaaaaagaaaGAGAGA gtCAGCAAAGACGAACTGTCCCTTTCAAATACATCTGAAGCTAGCATCAAAAAGAAAGGTCAAAGGAGAATCACAATACCTATATGTTGAGTCATGGAGCTTCGAACATAAACATGATCCAATAGTAATGGAT ACTACTAATGATCCAGGAACTAGCAAT GAATCACAAACTAAAAAGAAAAGAATGAGGAAAAATCGTCAAACATCTGCCGATCAAATGTCCGGTACAGTT AATCTACAACCCGGGATTTCCAAGGATCCATCTCGTTCTACGGTAGCCGATGATTCTAAAAACGAGTTTGATTTAGGAATAAAATTAGCTAAAGATAAGAAATCGAGTCTTCAGAATGAACAAGATAGTCCTGATGTTGAGTTTGAGTCAGCATTACAAGCAGTTGAAAAAATAGTCCTATCAAGAACTGAACGAGGCGaatgtcttaaaaaattggagaatctcttattatttttcaagaataATGATTATCCAAATGAGAGTAatcgaataaataatataggaTCATTAAACAAATCCGCGAATGATAAAAATTCTAGAGCTGCAATCAATGAAAAATCTCCAGCTGAAACTGGTGACGTACCTGAAAAAGTTGATATTATTCCGATTCAAACCAAAATACTTTCAGTTGACGCTAATAGCTCagagaataaaaatcattcagATCTTCCtcataattatgaattttctgATAATACCGATATGCATTTAAATGCAAAAAATCCAGCTGGTAGTGAGATTGGGTATGAAATGAAGACTGCTGAAATAAGAGacagcaaaaaaattgataaggctGAGGCGTCTACTGTTGGAAATATATTACAAGCTCTTGGTACTCATTgtgtaataagtaaaatagtGAAGGAAACTACGCCTTTAAGTATAATTGATGATCCTGCAAGTACcaacaatgaaaatataaatgttgTAATTCTTAATAACTCTTCGGGCAACGGTGAAAACATGGCTGAAAAAAACAGCATTACTTCTGCCCACATTAAGAAGCCTCAGTTTGACGGTAATAATTCAGGCAATAAAAATCATTCGGATCTTGTTAGTAATGATCAATTGTCTGATGCTATTGTTATgcatttaaatgtaaaaaatccaGCTGGCAATGAAATTGGGGATAGAATCATTGAGGAATCTCCAGCTGGAACTGGTGACATACCTGCAAAATTTGATACTATTCCGACTCAAGTCCAAATACTTTTAGCTGACGCTAATAGCTCcgacaataaaaatcattcagATCTTCCtcataattatgaattttctgATAATACCGATATACAATTAAATGCAAATAACCCAGTTGATGGTGAGATTGTGAATCAGGCGAAAACTGCTGACGATCATACTGATACTAACCTCATATCAATTTCTAATGAGCTCGAGTTGGAAAAAAGCGGTATTGTTGATGAAGGCAACAAAAAATCAGAAACTGATAATGTTCATCAAAAGACCATGCCCGTGGAATTTGCTCTATTACCACAAGCCGAACaagaatttagaattttattatcaattttcaatGATGAAGAGTATGTTCAAAGAgttgataagaaaaataaaattaaaaagagcGATGTTACCAAACTAACGTATATTGATTTGAAAGATCCAATAGTTAGTTGTGATCTTGATCCTGTTAAACAATATTTCACTTCTCATGCGTTCACGTATCTAAAAGAAGTAATCCAAGTCAAAATTGATAGCCATGTATGGACTTGTGAAGCCTgcaaaaaaagtattgttgAGCAGTGTGTTTGTTGTGACCAATGCTTATATTGGTTTGAATGGAGTTGTGCAGGAATCAACGAGAATCCGACAGAAAATTGGTTCTGCAAAAATTGCATTGacaagaataattaa